One region of Prosthecobacter fusiformis genomic DNA includes:
- a CDS encoding transposase, producing MSYLQGDDRSQAWMLPQSLEDYLSEDNPVRFIDAFVDELDFRQAKLPVEAAATGRPGYAPGDLLKLYLYGYLNRVRSSRELERLTHRNLEVIWLL from the coding sequence ATGAGCTACCTTCAAGGAGATGACCGCAGTCAGGCCTGGATGCTGCCGCAAAGCCTTGAGGACTACCTCAGCGAAGACAACCCCGTGCGCTTCATCGACGCCTTCGTTGATGAACTGGACTTCCGGCAGGCGAAGCTTCCTGTGGAGGCGGCGGCCACCGGTCGGCCAGGCTATGCACCGGGAGACCTGCTCAAGCTTTACCTCTACGGCTACCTCAACCGCGTGCGTTCCAGCCGCGAACTGGAACGCCTGACTCACCGCAACCTCGAAGTCATCTGGCTGCTCAA
- a CDS encoding lmo0937 family membrane protein yields the protein MYYLIALLLLVLWILGWFFFKLLGAAIHLLLVLAVIVVVARFLKQRRPRIKASREPDASGENEPPN from the coding sequence ATGTACTATCTCATCGCACTGCTTCTACTGGTCTTGTGGATCTTGGGCTGGTTCTTCTTTAAACTGCTGGGAGCTGCCATCCACCTCCTACTGGTGCTAGCAGTCATTGTCGTGGTAGCGCGGTTTTTAAAGCAGCGCCGTCCCCGCATCAAGGCCAGCCGGGAGCCCGATGCGTCCGGGGAAAACGAGCCGCCGAATTGA